In Lactococcus protaetiae, the genomic window CTTCAAAACTTGACGATTACAGTCAACTTAAAGGCAAAGCACTTGGTGCTAAAAACGGTACAGCCGCACAAACTTGGCTTCAAAATAACCAAAAGAAATATGGTTATACCATTAAAACTTACTCTGATGGTGTTCATATGTTCGCAGCACTAGCTTCAGGCAACATCGATGGAGCTATGGATGAAGTTCCCGTTATCTCTTATGCCATCACACAAGGACAAGATTTAGCAATGAATTTTCCTTCTATATCACTCCCTGGTGGTTACGGCTTTGCAGTAATGAAAGGTCAAAATTCAAATCTTGTTGATGGCTTCAATAAAGCTCTTGCTGAAATGAAATCCAACGGTGACTATGACAAGATTTTACAAAAATATACCGCCAGCGCTTCAAAGAAAGCTATACCTAAAAAAGCAGTTTATACTATTGCTTCTGACAATAGCTTTGCTCCATTTGAATTCCAAAACTCTCAAAAACAATTTACTGGTATTGATGTCGACCTCCTGAATGCTATCGCAAAAGAACAAGGGTTCAAACTTAAATGGAACTTTGTAGGTTTCCAAGCAGCAGTTGACGCTGTACAAGCTGGACACGCTGATGGGATGATGTCAGGAATGTCTATTACAGATGCTCGTAAACAAGTATTTGATTATGGAAATCCTTACTTTTCTTCTAACTTGACTCTCGCCACAGAAAAAACAGATGATAGTATAAAGTCATGGAGTGACCTCAAAGGTAAAACGCTTGGTGCAAAAAATGGAACTGCTTCATTTGACTATCTCAATAAAAATGCAAAAAAATATGGTTATACTGTGAAAACCTTCACTGATGCCACAACAATGTACTCTTCTTTAAATAATGGCTCAATTGACGCTCTTATGGATGATGAACCAGTCATCAAATACGCTATTAAACAAGGTCAAACCTTCAAAACACCTCTGAAAGCCATCCCTGACGGGCAATATGGATTCGCAGTTAAAAAAGGAACAAACCCTGAATTAATTCAAATGTTCAACAATGGACTTGCTGCTCTTCGTGCTAATGGTGAATATGATAAAATTATTGGCAAATATCTTGCCAATGATGCACCTGCTTTAACACAAGATGCTAAAGAAAATACGATTGGTGGTATTCTTAAAAATAACTGGCAACAAATTGGACATGGCTTATTAATCACACTCGAACTTGCTCTTGTATCATTCGTTCTTGCTTTAATTGTTGGGATTATCTTTGGTCTTTTCTCAGTTGCACCTAGTCCCGTACTTCGTGGAATTTCTCGTGTTTATGTTGATTTAAACCGTTCAATTCCATTGCTTGTTTTGACCATCTTTATCTTTTACGGTATTCCTAACTTATTGCAAATGATTACTGGTCATCAATCACCATTAAATGAGTTCACAGCCGGGGTCATTGCTCTAACACTTAATGAGTCATCTTACATTGCCGAAATCGTACGTGGTGGTGTTAAAGCTGTTCCACTTGGACAAATGGAAGCAAGTCGTTCACTTGGTGTTCCATATGTCACTTCAATGCGTAAAGTTATTTTGCCACAAGCAATCAAAATTACAATTCCTAGTTTGATTAATCAATTTGTTATCACACTCAAAGATACGACACTTGTTTCTGTTATCGGTCTTGTTGAATTACTTCAAACTGGTCAAATCATCGTCGCCCGTAACTTCCAAGCTTTCCGAGTTTATGGCTTAATTGGCTTGGTTTACATGATTGTTCTTCTTCTACTCATGTGGGTTGGACGTCGTGTAGAAAAGAAAATGAAATAAGTAGACTGCACAAGTACTATGGCTTATACATTGTAAAAATCAACGACGATTAACGCGTTCTGGGGTAACTCATAATGCTTCAATCACAGCCATCACTTAGATAAAATCTTTATTGGAGTTCAAACTACTTCAAGCACTTATGAGTCATATAAGAAGATTGACTTTGTCAGATGTGAGAAAATCAATCTTCCAATAAATCTTCTTGTAAAAAAGAAGCACGGAGGAAAAATGGGAATTAATACTCAAATCGAAGTCACTGACCTTCACAAATATTATGGGAAAAATGAAGTCTTAAAAGGAATTAGCACAAAATTTGAAAAGGGTGATGTTGTCTGTATCATCGGTCCTTCAGGTTCTGGAAAGTCTACTTTTTTACGAACTTTAAATGGTCTTGAAGCAGCCACTTCTGGCGACATCATCGTTGACGGTTTCAATCTGACAGATAAAAATACTAATCTTAATCTTGTGCGGCAAAATATCGGGATGGTTTTTCAACAGTTTAATCTTTTCCCTAATATGACAGTGATACAAAACATCACTTATGCACCTGTTGAACTAAAAAAGGTAACTAAAGATGAGGCCGAAGAAAAAGCTTTAAAATTGCTTGAAACGGTTGGTCTTTTAGACAAAAAAGATGCAATGCCCGAAATGTTATCTGGCGGTCAAAAACAACGTGTTGCTATCGCGCGAGCGCTCGCAATGAATCCTGATGTTATGCTCTTTGATGAACCAACATCTGCACTAGATCCTGAAATGGTTGGTGATGTCCTTGCAGTAATGCAAAAACTTGCAGAAGATGGAATGACAATGCTCATTGTTACTCATGAAATGGGATTTGCGCGAAAAGTTGCCAATCGTGTTATTTTCACAGACGGTGGTGTTATCCTTGAAGATGGTACACCTGAAGAATTATTTGACCATCCAAAACATCCGCGCTTACAAGATTTCTTATCCAAAGTACTTAACGCTTAAGGTAATAAAATATTCCTATCCAAAATCTGGTAGGAATATTTTATTTATTAGTCTTATACCTATCTATAGTAGATTCTTTAAAGTCGTCCATATTTTTGATACCATAACAAAAAAACCAGAATACTGGTTTTTATTTTTTTAGTATTTTCCACAATTTAGCAAACTTACCTAGACCTGTAAGTGTTCCAAAAGCAACTGCCCCACCAGCAAATAATCCAGCTGTCCCAGCCACTTTTACTTTCAAATTGTGTGCAGAAGCTTCCGACTGTTCAACAAGAGTTTTTATCGCTGCTGCATCTGATGAGCGAGGAAGTTTAGGTTTCAGAGTTGATGGTGCCAACGGTGGTGTCAGCGGTAACTTGATATCCTTAGATTTACTCTTAGATTCATTGTTTTCTTTAGTTGGTTTCTCTTTTGTACTTTGCTTTTTCTCTGGTCCAGCTACGGTTGTTGATTTTTTTGGTTTCTGTTTAGCTTGCTCATTCTTTATATCTTTTTTAGAGTTCACTTCATTTGAACCTTTATCACTTGTCGCAGGTGCAGCCACTTTTGAAACAATAAGTGTAAACTGCAACTCTTCATTTGTGTATTTCGCATCTGCGAGTGCATCTTTTAAAGTAGCATATTGCTGACCATCAGCAGTTACTACTTTTGATATAAAATAATTTACTGACAAATTAGGAAGTTCGGGCATAGCAACTGCAGTATTTACCTCACCTTGTGTATCATCGATACTAGGAAGTACAACAGAACGGTCAGTCACATCAGAGTCGTATTGATAAGAAAAATGTGCCTTCCCGATAGGCATCTTTTTATAATAAACATTGATTACATTATTCACTGAATCATTGTTCGCCACAACCACTGGATTTGCAGAAACAAATATATAGCCAGAAATTTCTGGTGCAAGATAAGAATAGGTGTTTACATCAACAGTATCTCTTAGCTGCTTACCAAATACTGTAAGTTTATCTCCCACATTAGCTAAAATTGTTGAAGGCAAAGCATTGACTATAGATTGACCTGTTTCCTGTTCAAGATAGTTAACCTGAACACTCTGTGTTCCTTTATACGCATTAAAATCACCATTAGCACTTGAATAGCTCAGAGCTCCATAATTTCCACCCGTTGCTCCAATAATCCCAAGTGACATCGAACGATTAACAGACACCGTTTCTGAAAGTGATGTAGCATTTCCTCCACCTACTGGCGAAATCGTATAGGTCAACACTCCCGTCACAGTATTTTCGCCAGCACTGACAGAATCTGGTTGCCACTCTATTTCCATATTTTCAGTAACAGTAGCACCACTATCAGGTGCCGAAGCAGTTGCATAGTCTTTTGTAATTAACGTTCCATTACTATCCGTCTGACGAATTGCAATATTATTAGATGCTGCATTTTCTGTACCAGCTCCGTCCAAATCTACATCAGAGTTTTGATACAAATCTCTACCTACAAAGATTGAGTCTGGTAAGCCCCCAATACCCAAATATTTCCCAACAACATTTGAAGTTCCATCCGCACTAACATTTGTTTTCAAGTTATTCGCTATAAAATCTGTAGACTTTGGTGTCAAGATGAATCCCAATGAGTCTCCTGCAGCAAATGGATTTGTACCAGAATGAGCACGTAAAGAAAACACTCCTGAAAAACTAACTGTCCGAGACATATCAATTGCACCATTAAATAGTGCATAGCCTGCAGCTTTTGACTGATTATTTACCAAACTCACTGAAAAGGGGAGGTAGAATTCGTTTGAGCTGTACCTATATTTGTCCATAATTCTGAATTTATATTGGCATCTAATGGATATATATGATTACCAGTATCAAAGCTTTGACCTGGAATGAGTTGAGAAGTCGTAGTATCTGCCTGAACGGCTCTGTAACTAATATTATTCAAAAAGTTAAACGGTAGCAGGCAAACACATAGTAAAGCAAAGAGAATCAATTCTGAACAACGTTTGATTTTCTTTTTCATGCAAAAGTTATTTGTTTTAGAGCAATTGACCTTATTGTTCAAACTTGAATCCTTTCTTTTAAAATTATTTTATTACTAGACTGTCGCTTACTAGCTGTCGCGCTCTAAGAACGGTACTCTCTTCAACTGTGATTAAATCATGAACCTGTATATCTCGTGACTCTAACTCCAATAAATTAATCGCTTCAGACAAATTGTTAACTTCTTCGCCTTCTAAACAATCAATGATATAATTCAAACTTCGAGTATTAAGATATTTTTCGGGTAATTGAGGCTCCTCTAAAATCTTAGCCATCAAAACTTGACTTAGATTTTGCGCAATTTCGCCCTCTTTTTTTAGATATTTTTTCAAGAAAAAACGTCTAATCATTTTTTTCCCGATTGGCAGGTAGTTTCTCATCCATAGCCATTGAGAACCAATACGTATACCGTTCCCCAATACTAATGCAATAAAACTAATTGAAAACATCCTCAGAAAAACTTCTGTGGCGCCTGTTTCTGCTGCCAGCCTTCCAAACATACCAGACTTTCCCGTCATAAACCAGGCAATTAAAATCGATGAAATGAAAATTCCTAAAAAAATCGCTTGCCACTCAATTTGTTGAGTAACTCGGCGTTCATAATCTTGTTTCAGCTCATCTGCACGATTTAAAAGTTCTTCTAGCTTTTTTAGTACATCAAATAGCTGATGACAATAATCAAGAATCACGGCGTCCCTCTCTATTTTTTAGAATTTCATATATAGAATACTCTCTTAATTTTAACATGAATGTCTTTATTTTGCAATCTTATTTTCTCGAAATAAAAAACACCTTCTAGGTGTCTTTTATTACTTGTGTGATGAGACGTTTAAGCGATTCAATGCACGATGAAGTGCAACTTCTGCACGCTTAATTTCATCTGATTTTTTCTCAGCTTTGGCAACTTCAAGTTCTTTTTCCGCACGTATCTTAGCACGCTCTGCGCGGGAAACATCAATGTCACGATTACGCTCAGCGGAATCTGCAACAATTGTTACTAAACTATCTTTAATTTCAATGATTCCACCATTTACTGCAATATAATCCACATGCTTCTCATCATCCGGACGTCGAACTTTTAGCTCATCAATTTGCAAACCTGCAATTGTAGAAATCATATTAGGTAAAATACCAATTTCACCATTGGTTGTTCTAGCAGTAATATATATTGCATGGTGGTCATAGACCATTCCAGCAGGAGTAATAACTTGAAGCGTCATAATGTTTTCAGACATTTTATTCCTCCGATTAGTTTTTCTATGAAAATATCATGCTTGAAGTGTACTAATTCACAAATAATTTCTTACAAAATCATTCGTTAATAATCTTCAATTCATACATAATCGAATTAATAGCCCATTGATTTTGCTTTTTCGAGTACATCCTCAATTGGACCTACACTCCGGAAAGCATCTTCAGGGATTTCGTCATACTTACCTTCCAAAATTTCTTTGAAGTCATGAACAGTCTTATCAACTGGAACATAAGAACCAGGTTGACCTGTAAATTGTTCAGCCACATGGAAGTTTTGTGAGAGGAAGAACTGAATACGACGCGCGCGACCAACAAGGATTTTTTCATCATCTGACAACTCATCCATACCAAGAATTGCGATAATGTCTTGTAATTCTTTATAACGTTGGAGTACACGTTGAACCTCCATAGCTACTTCATAGTGTTCTTCACCGACAATTTCAGGTGTAAGCGCACGTGATGATGAAGCAAGTGGGTCAACGGCTGGATAAATCCCCATTTGAGTCAAGCGACGTTCCAAGTTTGTCGTAGAGTCCAAATGGGCGAAAGCTGTCGCTGGTGCTGGGTCAGTATAGTCATCGGCAGGAACGTAGATGGCTTGAATCGAGGTAACAGAACCCTTCTTGGTAGAAGTAATGCGTTCTTGTAATTGTCCCATTTCAGTAGCAAGTGTAGGTTGATAACCAACGGCAGAAGGCATACGACCCAAAAGGGCTGAAACTTCTGAACCTGCTTGTGTGAAGCGGAAAATATTATCAATAAAGAGTAGCACGTCTTGACCTTGCACATCACGGAA contains:
- a CDS encoding lectin-like domain-containing protein — translated: MDKYRYSSNEFYLPFSVSLVNNQSKAAGYALFNGAIDMSRTVSFSGVFSLRAHSGTNPFAAGDSLGFILTPKSTDFIANNLKTNVSADGTSNVVGKYLGIGGLPDSIFVGRDLYQNSDVDLDGAGTENAASNNIAIRQTDSNGTLITKDYATASAPDSGATVTENMEIEWQPDSVSAGENTVTGVLTYTISPVGGGNATSLSETVSVNRSMSLGIIGATGGNYGALSYSSANGDFNAYKGTQSVQVNYLEQETGQSIVNALPSTILANVGDKLTVFGKQLRDTVDVNTYSYLAPEISGYIFVSANPVVVANNDSVNNVINVYYKKMPIGKAHFSYQYDSDVTDRSVVLPSIDDTQGEVNTAVAMPELPNLSVNYFISKVVTADGQQYATLKDALADAKYTNEELQFTLIVSKVAAPATSDKGSNEVNSKKDIKNEQAKQKPKKSTTVAGPEKKQSTKEKPTKENNESKSKSKDIKLPLTPPLAPSTLKPKLPRSSDAAAIKTLVEQSEASAHNLKVKVAGTAGLFAGGAVAFGTLTGLGKFAKLWKILKK
- a CDS encoding amino acid ABC transporter substrate-binding protein/permease, whose amino-acid sequence is MKKLFLALTVLFATVTAFSISPTKVNAETTVKIASDSAYAPFEFQNDQKKWVGIDVDIMHEVAKINGWKLEMSFPGFDAALQNLKGGQVDGVIAGMTITDERKQTFDFSNPYYTSALTIATTKASKLDDYSQLKGKALGAKNGTAAQTWLQNNQKKYGYTIKTYSDGVHMFAALASGNIDGAMDEVPVISYAITQGQDLAMNFPSISLPGGYGFAVMKGQNSNLVDGFNKALAEMKSNGDYDKILQKYTASASKKAIPKKAVYTIASDNSFAPFEFQNSQKQFTGIDVDLLNAIAKEQGFKLKWNFVGFQAAVDAVQAGHADGMMSGMSITDARKQVFDYGNPYFSSNLTLATEKTDDSIKSWSDLKGKTLGAKNGTASFDYLNKNAKKYGYTVKTFTDATTMYSSLNNGSIDALMDDEPVIKYAIKQGQTFKTPLKAIPDGQYGFAVKKGTNPELIQMFNNGLAALRANGEYDKIIGKYLANDAPALTQDAKENTIGGILKNNWQQIGHGLLITLELALVSFVLALIVGIIFGLFSVAPSPVLRGISRVYVDLNRSIPLLVLTIFIFYGIPNLLQMITGHQSPLNEFTAGVIALTLNESSYIAEIVRGGVKAVPLGQMEASRSLGVPYVTSMRKVILPQAIKITIPSLINQFVITLKDTTLVSVIGLVELLQTGQIIVARNFQAFRVYGLIGLVYMIVLLLLMWVGRRVEKKMK
- a CDS encoding amino acid ABC transporter ATP-binding protein; the encoded protein is MGINTQIEVTDLHKYYGKNEVLKGISTKFEKGDVVCIIGPSGSGKSTFLRTLNGLEAATSGDIIVDGFNLTDKNTNLNLVRQNIGMVFQQFNLFPNMTVIQNITYAPVELKKVTKDEAEEKALKLLETVGLLDKKDAMPEMLSGGQKQRVAIARALAMNPDVMLFDEPTSALDPEMVGDVLAVMQKLAEDGMTMLIVTHEMGFARKVANRVIFTDGGVILEDGTPEELFDHPKHPRLQDFLSKVLNA
- a CDS encoding F0F1 ATP synthase subunit epsilon, giving the protein MSENIMTLQVITPAGMVYDHHAIYITARTTNGEIGILPNMISTIAGLQIDELKVRRPDDEKHVDYIAVNGGIIEIKDSLVTIVADSAERNRDIDVSRAERAKIRAEKELEVAKAEKKSDEIKRAEVALHRALNRLNVSSHK